In Natronococcus sp. AD-5, the genomic window GCGAGGACCCGGATCGTCGCCGGCGATCCCATCGAGCGGGTCTCGAACGGCAGGTCGGCGAGCGCGCGGTGGTCCAGGTGCCCGACGAGCGTCGGGTCGTCGCCGAGCGCGCGGATCTGGACCGACGCGTTGACCGCCTGTCCGCCGGGGCGAACCTCGAGGCGCTCGAGCGGGAACGTCTCGCCGTCCTCGAGCAGCTGTCGGCCGAGATCGGCCCTGGACTCGAGGGGCGCTCCTCCGGGGCCCGTCACGCGATAGCAGTGGTCCACGCTGCCGTCGGGCAGCGAGACGATGCGCTGTGGATCGGTAGTAAATTCGTCACCCAGGCGATCGACGAGCTCGGCGTAGCTCACGCCCGCTACTGCCACGATCACTACCAAAAGGCGTGCCCTTGGAACCAGCCGCGCCCTTTTGTTTCGGCCCGTCGAAGAGTCGGATATGGCGACCGGACCTGCAACCCGAGCCTATCGGGACGAGCGCCAGCAACCGTTCGGCGACCACTACTTCCGGGCGTTCGACGACGCCGTCGTCTCGAGTATCGGACTCGGTACCTACCTCGGCGATCCGACCGACGCGGTCGACGACCGCTACGCGTCCGCCATCCTGACCGCCCTCGAGTCCGGCTGTAACGTCCTCGACACGGCGATCAACTACCGGTGCCAGCGCAGCGAGCGCGTCGTCGGCCGCGCGCTCGCGGGGAGCGAGGTCGGCCGGGAGGCGGTTCTGGTCGCGACGAAAGGCGGGTTCATCCCGTTCGACGGATCGCGACCGCCAAACCCGGGCCAGTACGTGATCGAGGAGTATCTCGACACCGGGATCGTCGACCGCGAAGACCTCGTCGCGGGTAGTCACTGCATCGCCCCCGACTACGTCGAGACCCAACTGGATCGGTCGCTCGGGAACCTCGAACTCGAGTCGATCGACCTGTACTACGTCCACAATCCGGAGACTCAGCTTCGGGAGCGGCCGCCGGAAGCGGTCTACGATCAGCTCGAGGCGACGTTCACTCGACTCGAGGAACGAGCCGCCGCCGGCGACGTCGGTCGCTACGGCGTCGCGACCTGGGAGGCGTTCCGGGTCCCCCCCGATCACTCGTCGCACCTCTCGCTGGTCGAGATTCTCGAGCGAG contains:
- a CDS encoding aldo/keto reductase → MATGPATRAYRDERQQPFGDHYFRAFDDAVVSSIGLGTYLGDPTDAVDDRYASAILTALESGCNVLDTAINYRCQRSERVVGRALAGSEVGREAVLVATKGGFIPFDGSRPPNPGQYVIEEYLDTGIVDREDLVAGSHCIAPDYVETQLDRSLGNLELESIDLYYVHNPETQLRERPPEAVYDQLEATFTRLEERAAAGDVGRYGVATWEAFRVPPDHSSHLSLVEILERARAASRAAGTDETHFRAIQLPFNAAMPEAFTVAAQDAPDGGSPVPVLRAAADAGVAVFTSASIAQGELASRLPNAIAERAPGDRPVQQALTFARSAPGVTSSLVGMSRPAHVEENVASGIHNPLEDDAFEAMLE